The following are encoded together in the Vigna angularis cultivar LongXiaoDou No.4 chromosome 9, ASM1680809v1, whole genome shotgun sequence genome:
- the LOC108347576 gene encoding sm-like protein LSM1B, whose protein sequence is MSWAGPEDIYLSTSLASYLDKKLLVLLRDGRKLMGTLRSFDQFANAVLEGACERVIVGDLYCDIPLGLYVIRGENVVLIGELDLEKEELPEHMTRVSTAEIKRAQKAEREASDLKGTMRKRMEFLDFE, encoded by the exons ATGTCTTGGGCAGGCCCTGAGGATATTTACCTTTCCACTTCACTTGCCAGCTATCTTGACA AGAAACTTCTTGTATTGCTGAGAGATGGTAGAAAGCTCATGGGAACACTTCGCTCTTTTGATCAATTTG CCAATGCAGTTCTTGAGGGTGCCTGTGAGAGGGTTATTGTTGGCGATCTGTACTGTGACATCCCTTTGGGTCTCTATGTGATCCGCGGGGAAAATGTTGTTCTAATTGGTGAGCTG GACTTGGAGAAGGAGGAACTTCCTGAACACATGACTCGTGTTTCTACAGCAGAAATCAAGAGG GCACAGAAAGCAGAAAGGGAGGCCTCCGATCTGAAAGGGACTATGAGGAAAAGAATGGAATTCCTTGACTTTGAATAG